The Streptomyces camelliae genome window below encodes:
- a CDS encoding ArsR/SmtB family transcription factor, with protein MSQPDIEAIAEQVFAALADPSRRAILAALASGGPATATDLAGRLPITRQAIAKHLALLAEAGLVTAEPGERRRVRYRLRSAPMRIAQQFLAALARDWDSPLDALKDHLDGQARGST; from the coding sequence ATGTCGCAGCCTGACATCGAGGCGATCGCCGAGCAGGTCTTCGCCGCCCTGGCCGACCCGAGCCGGCGCGCCATCCTGGCCGCGCTCGCTTCGGGCGGCCCGGCCACGGCCACGGACCTGGCCGGCCGGCTGCCGATCACCCGGCAGGCGATCGCCAAACACCTGGCCCTGCTGGCCGAGGCCGGCCTGGTCACGGCCGAACCGGGTGAACGACGCCGGGTGCGGTACCGGCTGAGGTCCGCGCCGATGCGAATAGCCCAGCAGTTCCTGGCCGCGCTGGCGCGTGACTGGGACAGCCCGCTCGACGCGCTGAAAGACCACCTCGACGGGCAGGCACGCGGATCCACGTGA
- a CDS encoding SRPBCC domain-containing protein: MAFPDRIERTVEIAHPPATVWAALTTAEGLSAWFGQQAEIDLRPGGSAWMKWDGGHFADMRVERVEEPTVFGYTWRVPGLPEDDPRRTYVEFTLEPVASGTRLTVVETGFAQLPDDTRRKEYDDHTEGWARELGELVDHLDVAA; the protein is encoded by the coding sequence ATGGCATTCCCTGATCGCATCGAGCGGACCGTCGAGATCGCGCACCCCCCGGCCACGGTGTGGGCGGCGCTCACCACGGCCGAGGGACTGAGCGCCTGGTTCGGCCAGCAGGCCGAGATCGATCTGCGCCCGGGCGGTTCGGCCTGGATGAAGTGGGACGGCGGGCACTTCGCCGACATGCGGGTGGAGCGGGTGGAGGAGCCGACGGTGTTCGGCTACACGTGGCGCGTGCCCGGACTGCCCGAGGACGACCCGCGCCGCACCTACGTGGAGTTCACCCTCGAACCGGTCGCCTCCGGCACCCGGCTGACGGTGGTCGAGACCGGCTTCGCCCAGCTGCCGGACGACACCCGCCGCAAGGAGTACGACGACCACACCGAGGGCTGGGCGCGCGAACTGGGCGAGCTGGTCGACCACCTCGATGTCGCAGCCTGA